One genomic region from Sphingobacteriales bacterium encodes:
- a CDS encoding acyl-CoA-binding protein, which yields MSLDNQFEQAQLDVKTLTKRPSDTQLLDLYAFFKQATDGDNTTSKPGMFDIKGQFKWNAWKDKAGLSKEEAMQKYIDLVSGLLDTHK from the coding sequence ATGAGCTTAGATAATCAGTTTGAACAGGCACAATTAGATGTAAAAACATTGACCAAACGACCAAGTGACACCCAGTTACTGGATTTATATGCCTTTTTTAAACAGGCAACAGACGGTGACAATACGACCTCAAAACCTGGTATGTTCGATATCAAAGGACAGTTTAAGTGGAATGCCTGGAAAGACAAAGCCGGCTTGTCCAAAGAAGAAGCCATGCAGAAATACATTGATTTGGTGTCTGGATTACTTGATACTCACAAGTAA